The DNA window cctgggcagcattttggggtcccctagGGCAGatttgggggtcttttggggcagatttggggTTCTGTgtggcaggaggtggggggcacagtttgggggggccgggggaatatttggggtccctggggtaaAATTTGGGGTTCTGGGGTAAaatttggggtcctgggggtaaAATCTGGAGGTCCCCAGGGCAGATTTTGGGGACTTTTGGGGCAGATTTTGGGGGTACTgggcaggattttggggtcctaTGTGGTAAAATTTGGGGTCCCCTAGGGCAGATTTTGGGGGCTTTTGTGGCAGATTTGGGGGgttctgtggggcaggagggggggcaCAGTTTGGGGGGCCCGAGGGGAAaatttggggtctttggggtaAAATTTGGGGTTCTGGGGTAAaatttggggtcctggggatAAAATTcgggggtccccagggcagatTTTGGGGACTTTTGGGGTAgaatttgggggtcctgggcaggattttggggtcctaTGGGGTAAAATTTGGGGTCTCTGGGGTAaaatttggggtcccccagggcagATTTTGGGGACTTTTGGGGCagattttgggggtcctgggcagcattttggggtcccctagGGCAgattttgggggcttttggggcagatttggggggttctgtggggcaggagggggggcaCAGTttggggggcccgggggggaaatttggggtctctggggtaaaatttggggtccctggggtaaAATTTGGGGTTCTGGGGTAAaatttggggtcctgggggtaaAATTTGGAGGTCCCCAGGGCAGATTTTGGGGACTTTGGGGGCAgaatttgggggtcctgggcaggattttggggtcctaTGTGGTAAAATTTGGGGTCCCCTAGGGCAGATTTTGGGGACTtttggggcagatttgggggttctgtggggcatgggggggggggcacagttTGGGGGGCCCGGGGGTAAaatttggggtccctggggtaaaatttgggggttctggggtaaaatttggggtcctgggggtaaaatttgggggttctggggtaaaatttggggtcctgggggtaaAATTTGGGTCCCGGGGGtaattttgggggtccccagggcagatTTTGGGGACTTTTGGGGCagattttgggggtcctgggcaggattttggggtcctatgggggtaaaatttggggtccccagggcagattttgggggctttgggggcagatttggggggttctgtggggcaggaggtggggggcacagtttgggggggcccggggggaaaatttggggtctttggggtaaaatttgggggttctggggtaaaatttggggtcctggggataaaatttgggggtccccagggcagatTTTGGGGACTTTTGGGGCagattttgggggtcctgggcaggattttggggtcctatggggtaaaatttggggtccctggggtaaaagttgggggtccccagggcagattttggggtcttttggggcagatttggggGTTCTGTgtggcaggaggtgggggggcacagtttgggggggccgggggaatatttggggtccctgggggtaAAATTTGGGGTTCTGGGGTAAaatttggggtcctggggatAAAATTcgggggtccccagggcagatTTTGGGGACTTTTGGGGTAgaatttgggggtcctgggcaggattttggggtcctatggggtaaaatttggggtccctgggggtaaaatttgggggtccccagggcagattttggggtcttttggggcaGATTTTGGGGGTTCTGTgtggcaggaggtggggggcacAGTTTGGGGGGCCCGGGGGTAAAAtttggggtctctgggggtaaaatttgggggttctggggtAAAATTTAGGGTCCCCCAGGGcagattttggggtcttttggggcaGATTTTGGGGgttctgtggggcaggaggtggggggcacAGTTTGGGGGCCCGGGGGGAAAATTTGGGGTCTCTGGGGTAAAatttggggttctgggggtaaaatttggggtcctggggataaaatttgggggtcccagggcagattttggggagttttggggcagattttgggggtcctgggcaggattttggggtcccgggggtaAAATTTGGGGTCCCCTAGGGCAgattttgggggcttttggggcagATTTTGGGGTCGcatggggcaggatttgggggagcTGGCGGCAaaatttgggggtcccagggcacaatttggggtcctatggggtaaaatttgggggtcctggggcagaTTTTGGGGATCCATGGGGTAGATTTTGGGGTCGCacggggcaggatttgggggagctgggggcaaaatttgggggtcccagggcacagtttgggggtcccggggcacAATTTGGGGCTCCCAGGACACAATTTGGGGGTTCCGTGGGGCAGAATTGGGGGTCAcaatttgggggtcccagggcaaaatgtgggggtcctggggcaaAATTTGGGGACTTTCGGGGCAGAATTTGGGGTCCTAtagggcaggatttgggggtctcagcttgggggtcctggggcaaAATTTGGGGTCCCATGGGGTAAaatttggggtctttgggggcagaatttggggtcttttggggcaggatttgggggtcacaatttgggggtcccggggcacaatttgggggtcctggggatcAATTTGGGGTCCCGTGGGGTAAAATttgggggtccaggggcagaATTCGGGGTCCTTTGGGGCAGAAtttggggacttggggggggcagaacttgggggtcctggggcacaATTTGGGGTCTTGTGGGGCAGAATTGGGGGTCACaatttgggggtcccggggcaaAATGTGTGGGGTCCTGGGGCAAAATTTGGGGACTTTCGGGGCAGAATTTGGGGTCCTAtagggcaggatttgggggtctcagcttgggggtcctggggcaaAATTTGGGGTCCTAAGGGGCAgaatttggggtcttttggggcaggatttggggggtcaCAACttgggggtcccatggggcAGAATTTGGGGGTCCGGGGGCAAAGTTTGGGGTCCCATGGGGGTAAAATTGGGGGAACTTGTGGGACATGATTTGGGGGTCACAATTTGGGGGTCCCAAGGCAGAATTCGGGGTCCTTTGGGGCAGAAttgggggacttggggggcaGAACTTGGGGGTCCCGAGGAATAACTTGGGGGTCCCGTCAGTCGGaatttggggtcccgggggctggtgggggggggtctttcggggcaggatttgggggtcaCAATTTTGGGGTCCGGGGTCAAaatttgggggtcctgaggaTCAATTTGGGGTCCCGTGGGGTAAAATTTCGGGGTCCCGAGGCAGAATTTGGGGTCCTTGGGGGCAGAAttgggggacttgggggggcagaacttgggggtcctggggcagaACTTGGGGGTCCCGAGGAACAACTTGGGGGTCCCGTCGGTCgggatttggggtcccgggggcggtggggggggtcTTtcggggcaggatttggggggtcacaatttgggggtcccgggggcagaatttggggtcctttggggcAAAActgggggacttgggggggggggggcagaactTGGGGGTCCCGCGGGTCgggatttggggtcccggggggcggtggggggggtgggggtgggggggtcaccacggccgccccctccccccccccgtgtggACGCTGAAGTACTCGGGGaaggcgctggggggggggcgggggcggggcggggggcggggccgtcGCTGACGTCGTCACCACGcgcccgggggggcggggccttgTCCGGCGGCGGCGCCTCCGGCGGCTTGGGGACCTgcgggggaggggaggggtcacggggggggtcacagggtcACCTGGGGGCGTGGGGGCACTTGGGGTCATGGGGGCACTTGGGGTTACGGGGGCACTTTGGGTCACGGGGTTACCTGGGGTCATGGGGGCACTTGGGGTCATGGGGGCACTTGGGGTCATGGGGGCACTTTGGGTCTCGGGGTTACCTGGGGTCATGGGGGCACTTGGGGTCACGGGGGTACTTGGGGGTCATGGAGTTACTTGGGGTCACAGGGTTACTTGGGGTCACGGGGGCACTTGGGGTCATGGGGTTACTGGGGGTCACGGGGGCacttggggtcatggggggtaCTTAGGGTCATGGGGTTACTTGGGGTCACAGGGGCACTTGGGGTCCAGGGGCACTTGGGGGTCATGGGGTTACTTGGGGTCATGGGGGCACTTGTGGTCATGGGGTCGCttggggtcatggggtcacTTGGGGTCATGGGGTTACCTGGGGTCGTGGGGCTACTTGGGGTCATGTAGTCACTTGGGGTCACGGGGTCACTTGGGGGTCATGGGGTTACTCGGGGTCACGGGGGCACTTTGGGGCGCTGAGATTTGGGGGCAGGGCGGGGCCTCCGGGGGTGGGGCTACGAGGAGGCGGGGCTTCTAggtggggggcggggcttccggCGGCTGGTGCCTccggtgggcggggcctcgggggtAGGACcccagggggcggggcctcagAGGGGTTGACCTCCGAGGGGAGGGCCCGTGAGGGGCGaggcctcgggggggggggggggaggggccttcgggggaggggcggggcttcacGGGGCGGGGCCGGTCACGTGACTGACGGCGGGGGCGGGCACGGGGCGGAGCTCGGTGCCGTCGCTGACGAAGCTGACGTTGCCGTAGACGTGGCGGGGGAAGGGcgcggccccggcgctgccgATCTGCGACGTGCGCACGTGGTACGGGAAGTTCTGATTGGCCGCCGACGGGCGCGTCATCAcctgggggggcggggccacgtcATCCCCTATCCCctcccccacagcccccccaacgccccctaacctccccccccccataatccccATATCgcccccatacggccccataaccccataaccctccCTGAACCCATAAGCTCCCTGTGACCCCATGACCCCGTGACCCCCCGatgaccccatgaccccccgaTAACCCCGTGACCCCCCGATGACCCCGtgaccccgtgacccccccgcGGCCCACCAGGAAGACCCCGTGGGCGTAGAGGTGCGTCCCCAGCTGGGTCCCTCCATAACCCCCCGATGACCCCGTgaccccccgtgaccccacGACCCCGTGACCCCCCGATGACCCCGATGACCCCGTGACCCCGTGACCCCCCGCGGCCCACCAGGAAGACCCCGTGGGCGTAGAGGTGCGTCCCCAGCTGGATCCCGTTCACGATCTTCTCCCGCGCCCACTTGGGGATCCCGAAGGTGGCCACCAGCGCCGTCAGCGGCACCGCCAGGAACCTGCGGCCACGCCCCcttaagccacgcccccttaAGCCACGCCCCCCTTAAGCCACGCCCCTTAAGCCACGCCCCCAGTAAGCCACGCCCCTGAAAGCCACGCCCCCCCGAAGCCACGCCCCTTATAGGCCACGCCCACAAGCAGCATGGGGCGGGGGACCCAAGCAGCACAAGGGGAACCTgccggccacgccccctcttaagccacgccccctcttaagccacgccccctcttAAGCCACTCCCTGAAGCCACGCCCCTTgtaggccacgcccccaagcCGTGCCCCCTCCTGGAGGGGACCCACgccccctcctgcagccacgCCCCCTATAAGCCACGCCCCCTATAAGCCACGCCCCCTATAAGCCACGCCCCCTATAAGCCACGCCCcataagccacgcccccttgaGCCACGCCCCTCGAAGCCACGCCCCCCTGAGCCACGCCCATCGGAGCCACGCCCTCCTGGAGCCATACCCCCAGGACCCAAGATCCCTCCTGGAGCCACGCCCCTTTATAAGCCACGCCCCTTCACGGAGCCCCGCCCCTTATAAGCCACGCCCCCTGAGCCacgccccctcaggcccccgCCCACCAGAGCCTGTAGGCacccagcaggggcagggatAAGCCAcaaccccaccccccacccctcccctttAGACCCCTCCCCTTTAGACCCCGCCCCCTAGGACCCCACCCCCTTAGGACACGCCCCCTTAAGCCCCAccccccttaagccccgcccaccagAGGCTGTAGGTGCCCAGCGGGGGCAGGCAGAagccacccccccacccctcccaccccaccccaccctaGCAGACCCCGCCCCTACGACCCCACCCCcccttaggccccgccccctgaggCCCCTCCCCTTTAGGCCCCACCCACCAGAGGCTGTAGGCGcccagcaggggcaggcagaaacgaccacccccacccctcccacccctcccacccctccccaccctcccaccccaccctaGCAGACCccgcccccaggaccccacccccttaagccccgcccccagcggccccgcccccgttaggccccgcccaccagAGGCTGTAGGCGCCCAGCAGGGGCAGGTAGAAGCGAGCGCTTGGCGGGGGCGCTGCGCAGGGTGCGCAGGACGGCGCCGCAGAACCAGAGGAAGGCGAGGAActgcagcgccagcagcgcCTGCCCCGCCGGGGACTCGTAGGTGTACAGCACCTGCGCCGGGTCAAAGAActgggggggggcgaggggggtcacgtggggggcacccatggggggcacccatggggggggtcctgtgggggtgggagacatgggggggggggggtccctatgggagGGGACTCGTACGTGTACAGCACCTGCGCCGGGTCGaagaactggggggggggggggcgagggggtcacgtggggggggcacccatgggggggtcaggggggggaCATAGGGGGGGTACCCATTGGGGGGCacctatgggggggggtcacatgGGGGGGACTCGTACGTGTACAGCACCTGCGCCGGGTCAaagaactgggggggggggggggtgagggggggtcacgtgggggggggggcacccatggggggggcatctatggggggggcacctatgggggggcacccatggggggggtCACATGGGGGGGGTCACGTGGGGGGGCACCTATGGGGGGGGGAATGAGAGGGGTtcttatgggggggggtccctatggggtgggAGGGTGGTCCCATGGGGGTggtatggggggggttgggggggggtcacgtggggggcacccatggggggtcacatggggggggtcacgtggggggggcacctatgggggggggggaatggggggttcttatgggggggggggtccctatggggtggggggggggtcccatagGGGTGgtatgggggttgggggggggtcacgtggggggggcacccatgggggggtcacatgggggggggtcacgtgggggggggcacctatgggggggggaatgggggggttcttatgggggggggtccctatggggtggggggggggtcccatagGGGTggtatgggggggttgggggggggtcacgtggggggggcacccatggggaggggacatggggggtggATTGGGGgtggggatctgtggggcagccccacggcggggatctgtggggcagccccatggcggggatctatggggcagccccacggggggggatctatggggcagccccacgggggggatctatggggcagccccatgggggggatctatggggcagccccacgggggggggatctatggggcagccccacggggggtctgtggggcagccccacgggggggggatctatggggcagccccatggggggggatctatggggcaggcccCACGggggggatctgtggggcagccccggggtggggatctatggggcagccccacggggggatctatggggcagccccgggggggatctgtggggcagccccgggggggatctgtggggcagccccacgggggggtctgtggggcgCCCCCACTCACCTCGGCCTCGTAGGCGAGCAGGGCGAGGTGGGCGATGCCGTACAGGGTCATGGACACCGAGAGCCGCACCGAGGCCCCCGCGCTGATCCGGCCCCTGCGCCGCCCCCGTcagtggggcagccccacggcggccccatagcgccccatagtgccccataacaccccacagcaccccatagcTGCCCCGTAGcaccccatggctgccccatggctgccccataagtgccccataactgccccatggcggccccataactgccccatagcagtcccatatctgccccatatcaccccatagcaccccatagtgccccatatctgccccacagcaccccatatctgccccacagcaccccatatctgccccatagcaccccatagcgcccccacagcaccccatatctgccccataCCTGCccccacatctgccccacagcaccccatatTACCCCATACCTGCCCCATATCTtccccatagcgccccatatcTGCCCCTCCCATATCACCCCACATCACCCCACATCACCCCATAcctgccccatatctgccccatatcaccccatatctgccccatatctgccccatatcaccccatatctgccccatatcaccccatatctgccccataCCTGCCCCAtacctgccccatagcgccccatatctgccccataTCACCCCACATCACCCCACATCACCCCACAtcaccccatagcaccccatatctgccccacagcaccccttATCTGCCCCATAGCGCCTCATATcaccccatagctgccccatacCTGCCCCATATCGCCCCATATCACCCCATATCTGCCCCACAGtaccccatagcaccccacagcaccccatatctgccccacagcgccccatatcaccccatagctgccccatatCACCCCATATCActcccatagctgccccatagcacccccatAGCTGCCCCCGTAGCACCCCATATCACCCCATACCACCCCATAccaccccatagtgccccatatctgccccataccaccccatatctgccccataccaccccatagtgccccatatctgccccataccaccccatatctgccccataccaccccatagtgccccatatctgccccataTCACCCCACATCACCCCATATCACCCCACATCTGCCCCATACCTGCCCCAtacctgccccatagcgccccatacCTGCCCCACAtcaccccacatccccccacatccccccccccccagcgcccccagccccacctggTGACGGTGAAGCCcttgcccagcagcagcagcatcaggagGAAGATCAGGAAGCTGGCGCAGAACAGCAGCTTgcctgggggggcgggggggcagagcggggggcacggggggcacggggggggcacgggggggggcacgagggggcacggggggcacgggggggcacggggggggggggcacgtgggACTTGTGCATTGGGAGCCGGCCCCTTttgcacgccccccccccatcagcACCCCGCTTCCGTGCCCCGTTTGCagcccccccgtacccccccatagcccccgtacccccctcagcccccccattaccccccaaccccccagttcccccattacccccccattgccccccattgccccccaacccccccagttcccccattaccccccattgccccccaacccccccccattgccccccagcccccccatttACCCACCATTACCCACCATTTACCCCCCAATACCACCCAGTTAGCCCCCAGTTCCCCAGTACCCCCAAtctccccccataacccccccagttcccccattaccccccagttcccccataacccccccacaccccccattaccccccaattccccccactccccccgttatccccccattaccccccactaccccctttcccccccattccccccagccccccattcccccccaaccccaccatTACCCCCCAATACTGCCCAGTtaccccccagttccccccagtaccccccaatctccccccataacccaccca is part of the Anser cygnoides isolate HZ-2024a breed goose chromosome 37, Taihu_goose_T2T_genome, whole genome shotgun sequence genome and encodes:
- the TMEM145 gene encoding LOW QUALITY PROTEIN: transmembrane protein 145 (The sequence of the model RefSeq protein was modified relative to this genomic sequence to represent the inferred CDS: deleted 1 base in 1 codon) produces the protein LVLSKCGGDGLELEYELELTNGRSFWRRHFSADEFGILETDLSFLLIFTLIFLLSCYFAQNLLKGRQLLHTTYKMFMAAAGVEGKGLVLCCLYWGTYARARGRQAGELKVLGKLLFCASFLIFLLMLLLLGKGFTVTRGRISAGASVRLSVSMTLYGIAHLALLAYEAEFFDPAQVLYTYESPAGQALLALQFLAFLWFCGAVLRTLRSAPAKRSFYLPLLGAYSLWFLAVPLTALVATFGIPKWAREKIVNGIQLGTHLYAHGVFLVMTRPSAANQNFPYHVRTSQIGSAGAAPFPRHVYGNVSFVSDGTELRPVPAPAVPKPPEAPPPDKAPPPRARGDDVSDGPAPRPAPAPPPAPSPSTSASTRGGGGGGRDHAHQPKPRLSSQDHAHQLKPRPQSKPRLLGPRPPTKAPPTSSAKTTPTNRSPASPPETTPPS